The following are from one region of the Fusarium keratoplasticum isolate Fu6.1 chromosome 4, whole genome shotgun sequence genome:
- a CDS encoding 40S ribosomal protein S7, giving the protein MSAQALNKIAPNSPSRQNPSELESSIAQALYDLETNTADLKVALRPLQFVSAREIEVGHGKKAIVIFVPVPSLQGFHRVQQRLTRELEKKFSDRHVLILASRRILPRPKRSARSRNTQKQKRPRSRTLTAVHDAILEDLTYPVEIVGKRVRTKEDGSKLLKVILDEKERGGVDYRLDTYSEVYRRLTGRNVNFEFPQSGPADY; this is encoded by the exons ATGAGCGCCCAGGCCCTGAACAAGATCGCTCCCAACAGCCCTTCGCGGCAGAACCCCTCCGAGCTCGAGTCGAGCATCGCCCAGGCTCTCTACGACCTCGAGACCAACACTGCCGACCTCAAGGTTGCTCTGCGACCTCTGCAGTTCGTCTCTGCCCGTGAG ATCGAGGTTGGCCACGGCAAGAAGGCTATTGTCATCTTTGTCCCCGTCCCTTCCCTGCAGGGCTTCCACCGTGTTCAGCAGCG CCTGACCCGtgagctcgagaagaagtTCTCCGACCGCCATGTCCTGATCCTCGCCTCGCGCCGCATCCTCCCCCGCCCCAAGCGATCTGCCCGCTCCCGCAACAcccagaagcagaagcgaCCCCGTTCGCGAACTCTCACTGCTGTCCACGACGCTATCCTTGAGGATCTCACCTACCCCGTTGAGATTGTCGGCAAGCGCGTCCGCACCAAGGAGGACGgctccaagctcctcaaggtcatcctcgacgagaaggagCGTGGTGGTGTTGACTACCGCCTCGACACCTACTCTGAGGTCTACCGACGTCTGACTGGCCGCAACGTCAACTTCGAGTTCCCTCAGAGCGGTCCCGCCGACTACTAA